Proteins from a genomic interval of Clostridium scatologenes:
- a CDS encoding major tail protein, translated as MAQIVNSAPIGVENLVYAILTDETTSNYSSPTLVSPAINVKINPKSNSDTLYADNRAVETATSLGEIDVEIETQDLPLEVQAELLGHKLDSTSKVMCSDVQDSAPYVAVGFKIKKANGKYRYVWLLKGKFSEPEEEHSSQEDKTKFQTPKIKGTFLTRTDGKWKYTADEDSGFTGGANWFNSVYKQVTIPAAPTNPVQNDTANTFGWTDVTGYSSASDYEYSTDGGTTWLTATTNPQSVGNSSYAVGKVQVRVKADAATSRSAGLVLSSTSAYTSG; from the coding sequence ATGGCACAAATAGTAAATAGTGCTCCTATAGGAGTAGAAAACTTAGTTTATGCAATTTTAACAGATGAAACTACTTCAAATTATAGTTCACCAACGTTGGTTTCACCTGCAATAAATGTAAAGATAAATCCAAAGAGTAATTCAGATACATTGTATGCTGATAATAGAGCAGTAGAAACAGCCACATCTTTAGGTGAAATAGATGTAGAAATTGAAACACAAGATTTGCCACTTGAAGTACAAGCAGAACTTCTAGGTCACAAGCTTGATTCAACAAGTAAAGTAATGTGCTCGGATGTTCAAGATTCAGCACCATATGTTGCTGTGGGTTTTAAAATAAAAAAAGCAAATGGTAAGTATAGATACGTATGGCTTCTTAAAGGAAAATTCAGCGAACCTGAAGAAGAACATTCATCTCAGGAGGATAAGACAAAATTTCAGACACCAAAAATTAAGGGTACATTTTTAACAAGAACAGATGGTAAGTGGAAATATACAGCTGATGAGGATAGTGGATTTACTGGAGGAGCTAATTGGTTTAATAGTGTGTATAAACAGGTAACAATACCAGCGGCACCAACAAATCCAGTACAAAATGATACAGCTAATACTTTTGGATGGACCGATGTAACTGGATATAGTAGTGCATCAGACTATGAGTACAGCACAGATGGTGGAACAACATGGTTAACAGCAACAACAAATCCACAAAGTGTTGGCAATAGTAGTTATGCTGTAGGAAAAGTACAAGTAAGGGTAAAGGCAGATGCAGCAACAAGTAGATCAGCAGGATTAGTATTAAGTTCAACTTCAGCATATACGTCAGGTTAA
- the gpG gene encoding phage tail assembly chaperone G — translation MEIVLNNKTYIMPKVKTRMLRKAIEINENIDFSNMKTKDLDGLVDFIVELYGNKFTIDNFYDGLDADKLIETLNNSINGIVGNLGNKLKEFPNK, via the coding sequence GTGGAAATAGTACTAAATAATAAAACATATATAATGCCTAAGGTTAAAACAAGGATGCTTAGAAAAGCTATTGAAATTAATGAAAATATAGATTTTAGCAACATGAAGACAAAAGATTTAGATGGACTTGTGGATTTTATAGTTGAGCTATATGGTAATAAATTTACCATAGACAATTTTTATGATGGGCTGGATGCAGATAAACTTATAGAAACTCTCAATAATAGTATAAATGGTATAGTAGGAAATCTAGGGAACAAGTTAAAGGAATTCCCAAACAAGTAA
- a CDS encoding phage tail protein: protein MAEELGSLAVKIGLDSSGFQNGISSINRNLRVLDSEFKANTAALGENAKGIEGLKLKLESLTKQIELQKQKVGALEQAYTKSAETKGKDSKATQELEIKLNKAKQALSNMETELGKTTKEMEKESAATNKLGSGIQASMSKMHTHVSGAFNGIKSAAIGVGTTLAGGLGLFALTEKAVESGDATYKLSQKLGVTASEAGNLNKMLKITDTDTQPFISTMLRLDKGIEGAGRNGNATTKSLEQFGIKLTDANGKLLPMPEQLKKLSEGYQKAAASGNEEAFVAQVLGAKGQELIPILQDYTEASEAASKVKGFGVDPKQAHEQAVQMKVLKMEMSQFSMVIAQVLLPIASAVLPVITNLFTSLGKVISDNKKTIQDAVNSIASVIKTMGLVITPIIKNLFDFIAKHGELTKAIIIGIVAVLGELKIAKFVTDIITGVSNIKKAVEGLQGLSKIGGIFEAIFKINPLAFGILIGITAIATAAYLIIKNWEPIKKFFGDLWNGIKVTFNNFWNWLKEFFNKWGTEILVVIAPFIGIPLEIIKHWDAIKVGLGATWNWIKTTVTSTFTSIGTFFTNIWTNISNTFNNALISISTFISSKFGSMSAGINNIFNGLKNYFTGIWEVIKNVFLGAVLLILDVVTGNFKKLSSDAQGIWNNLKNAFSEIWKGIQQIFTGTLQAISAFCSSIWKAISSTAKTIWNDFKSYIENLWNSIKQSGENAWTKLKETVINLCTNIKEGAINIWNALLNWFAELPGKLYSYGSSMFERMREGVESTIGNVRSSIESGISNALNYLASLPEKAWSYGADFVNGIVNGIESAIGSVEDAVSALAAKIRSYLHFSVPDEGPLADYEKWMPDFMSGLAEGINKSKHIVSEAVNGLSLDMKVNSNIGAVAVPASNNSKEKTQSNNSLTLHIENFINNTDKDIEQLAYELEFYRQKISMGKGGA, encoded by the coding sequence GTGGCAGAAGAACTTGGAAGTTTAGCTGTAAAAATAGGTCTAGATAGTTCGGGTTTTCAAAATGGTATAAGTAGTATTAATAGAAATCTTAGAGTTCTTGATAGTGAGTTTAAAGCTAATACCGCAGCTCTTGGAGAAAATGCAAAGGGAATTGAAGGACTTAAATTAAAATTAGAAAGTCTTACAAAACAAATAGAGCTTCAAAAACAAAAGGTTGGAGCTTTGGAACAAGCATATACCAAAAGTGCTGAAACAAAAGGAAAAGACAGCAAAGCAACACAAGAACTTGAAATAAAACTTAATAAAGCTAAACAAGCACTTTCTAATATGGAGACAGAGCTGGGAAAAACAACTAAAGAGATGGAAAAAGAGTCTGCTGCCACAAATAAGCTAGGAAGTGGTATACAAGCTTCTATGTCTAAAATGCATACACATGTTTCAGGTGCATTTAATGGTATTAAAAGTGCAGCAATTGGAGTAGGTACTACTCTTGCTGGTGGACTAGGATTATTTGCTTTAACAGAGAAGGCAGTTGAAAGTGGAGATGCTACATATAAGCTTTCGCAAAAGTTAGGAGTAACTGCATCCGAAGCAGGTAATCTTAATAAGATGTTGAAAATAACTGATACAGATACACAACCATTTATATCTACAATGTTAAGATTGGATAAAGGTATAGAGGGTGCTGGTAGAAATGGTAACGCAACAACAAAATCACTGGAGCAGTTTGGAATAAAACTTACAGATGCAAATGGTAAATTACTTCCTATGCCTGAACAGCTTAAAAAGTTATCTGAAGGTTATCAAAAAGCAGCTGCAAGTGGAAATGAAGAGGCATTTGTAGCACAAGTATTAGGTGCAAAGGGACAAGAATTAATACCAATTTTGCAGGATTACACAGAAGCTTCAGAGGCAGCAAGTAAAGTTAAAGGATTTGGTGTGGACCCAAAACAAGCACATGAGCAAGCAGTACAAATGAAAGTATTGAAAATGGAAATGAGTCAATTTTCAATGGTTATAGCTCAAGTTTTATTACCAATAGCAAGTGCAGTACTTCCAGTTATAACTAATTTGTTCACAAGTTTAGGAAAGGTTATATCTGATAATAAGAAAACTATACAGGATGCAGTAAACAGTATTGCTAGTGTAATAAAGACAATGGGGTTAGTTATAACACCAATTATTAAGAATTTATTTGATTTTATAGCTAAGCATGGAGAATTAACAAAAGCAATTATAATAGGTATTGTTGCTGTATTAGGGGAGTTAAAGATAGCTAAGTTTGTAACGGATATAATTACAGGAGTAAGCAATATAAAAAAAGCAGTAGAAGGACTTCAAGGATTATCTAAAATAGGAGGGATTTTTGAAGCAATATTTAAAATAAATCCACTAGCTTTTGGTATCCTTATAGGAATAACAGCTATAGCTACAGCTGCTTATTTAATCATAAAAAACTGGGAACCAATAAAGAAATTCTTTGGTGATCTCTGGAATGGAATCAAAGTTACCTTTAATAATTTTTGGAACTGGCTAAAGGAATTTTTTAATAAATGGGGTACTGAAATATTAGTTGTAATAGCTCCATTTATAGGTATACCTTTAGAAATTATAAAACACTGGGATGCTATTAAAGTTGGACTAGGTGCAACCTGGAATTGGATAAAAACTACTGTAACAAGTACATTCACATCAATAGGTACTTTTTTTACAAATATATGGACTAATATAAGTAATACATTTAATAATGCTTTAATTTCTATAAGTACATTTATAAGTAGCAAGTTTGGAAGTATGTCCGCTGGAATAAATAATATATTCAATGGGCTTAAAAATTATTTTACAGGTATATGGGAAGTTATTAAAAATGTATTCCTTGGAGCGGTTCTTTTGATTTTAGATGTAGTAACAGGCAATTTTAAAAAATTAAGTTCTGATGCTCAAGGAATATGGAATAATTTAAAAAATGCTTTCTCTGAAATATGGAAGGGCATACAGCAAATTTTCACAGGAACCCTGCAAGCTATATCAGCATTTTGCTCTTCAATATGGAAGGCAATATCAAGTACAGCTAAAACTATTTGGAATGATTTTAAAAGTTATATAGAAAATTTATGGAACAGTATAAAGCAAAGTGGAGAAAATGCTTGGACTAAATTAAAAGAAACAGTAATAAACCTATGCACTAATATAAAAGAAGGAGCCATAAACATTTGGAATGCTCTTTTAAATTGGTTTGCTGAACTTCCGGGAAAACTTTATAGTTATGGCTCCAGCATGTTTGAAAGAATGAGAGAAGGAGTAGAAAGTACTATCGGAAATGTGAGAAGTTCTATAGAAAGTGGTATAAGCAATGCATTAAATTATCTAGCAAGTTTACCTGAGAAAGCTTGGAGCTATGGAGCAGACTTTGTAAATGGAATTGTAAACGGCATAGAATCTGCTATAGGCAGTGTTGAAGATGCAGTAAGTGCATTAGCAGCTAAAATAAGAAGTTATCTTCACTTTTCAGTACCAGATGAAGGACCACTAGCTGATTATGAAAAGTGGATGCCAGATTTCATGTCAGGCTTAGCAGAGGGAATAAATAAGAGCAAACATATTGTTTCTGAAGCTGTAAATGGATTGTCCTTGGATATGAAAGTGAATTCTAATATAGGAGCTGTAGCAGTACCAGCTAGTAATAACTCAAAAGAAAAAACACAGTCAAATAATAGTCTTACTTTGCATATAGAAAACTTTATAAATAATACAGATAAGGATATAGAACAGCTTGCTTATGAACTAGAATTTTATAGACAGAAAATTTCTATGGGGAAGGGAGGAGCTTAG
- a CDS encoding distal tail protein Dit: protein MLSFKFASKNSYDDFGMLISQRPNLPSPKRRVNTINIPGRDSNLRFDEKTYDDITLNVECSVKDKQNLANKIDDIKAWLFGAGESDLIFSFQEDKKYIAQVVNAIDFKQVYKYFSEFPIIFNCRPFKYAVDNTAIIINQSKTIVTNPGTIESEPIINIYGSGDIVFNINGQQISFKGIAEKVIVNSVIQDCYDDVGNNLNGKMSGEFLKMKSGENIIEWSGGVTKVELLPNWRWL from the coding sequence GTGCTTAGTTTTAAGTTTGCTAGTAAGAACAGTTATGATGATTTTGGAATGCTGATATCTCAAAGACCTAATCTTCCTTCTCCTAAACGTAGAGTAAATACAATAAACATTCCAGGAAGAGATTCTAATTTAAGATTTGATGAAAAGACTTATGATGATATAACACTAAATGTTGAATGTTCAGTAAAGGATAAGCAGAACCTTGCAAATAAAATTGATGACATAAAAGCCTGGCTTTTTGGAGCAGGTGAAAGTGATTTGATATTTAGTTTTCAAGAGGATAAAAAATACATTGCTCAAGTGGTAAATGCTATTGATTTTAAACAGGTTTATAAATATTTTAGTGAGTTTCCTATAATATTTAACTGCAGACCATTTAAGTATGCAGTTGATAATACTGCAATTATAATAAATCAATCTAAAACAATAGTGACTAATCCAGGAACTATTGAAAGTGAGCCTATAATAAATATTTATGGTTCTGGTGATATAGTTTTTAACATAAATGGTCAGCAGATAAGTTTTAAAGGTATAGCTGAAAAAGTTATAGTAAATTCAGTTATACAAGACTGTTATGATGATGTAGGAAACAATTTAAATGGGAAAATGAGTGGAGAATTTTTAAAGATGAAGTCTGGTGAAAATATTATAGAATGGAGTGGCGGTGTTACTAAAGTAGAGCTTTTACCAAACTGGCGGTGGTTGTAA
- a CDS encoding phage tail spike protein yields MICIYDKKTTKGNFDNNGFGILSETISCYITEELNGDYSLELEYPVNSKKSKYLVEWNIIKVEDQLFRIYKVEKSSDGKNVIKVWAKHIFYDLSYYFIESMKAENCSVKTVMQKSLIGDLITIYTVDSDIITANSINIEEKNPVEVIFSIINIWGCGELKRDNFDIKILKAIGKDAGVLIAQGKNIAGLKFNIDTTSVVTKLYPVGKNGIKLTEKYISVPNWNSDAYPPFPIIKKVEFKNAGDEVTLRALAKEAASVIGLSKVNIDIDFIELSKTKEYEKYKHLQTVNVGDLVIVRHKDFNIDVKVPVIKIKKDILNCTNIKVELGQPKDSILKQLDTANIKTTLDELGNKVAESFSSMLYYANPVALTVGTAPIEPVYLGITAVADTNLSMNFTMYCKASSLCTITIEIQLDNKDISFTPKQKLQQGDNVIGIPLGIPQVQQGAHYIAVFLKVDTGTVNIPMFNLQCMIDGRNLQGGLSAEHPHAECFEKQKLVNMNGLYLSKVKSNYVRTEMQTPTTSILSVHKTADIEAITGGKQISTNHEISIKKLGEILYFTPQYKYKYSIDDNVLILDNDGLYFKTVYEGTAVNESIDEGKMYSFQLLDSSNFAAIEKLEVK; encoded by the coding sequence ATGATATGCATCTATGATAAGAAAACTACTAAAGGAAATTTTGATAATAACGGCTTTGGAATTTTAAGTGAAACTATAAGTTGCTACATTACTGAAGAACTAAATGGCGATTATTCTTTAGAACTAGAGTATCCTGTTAATTCTAAAAAATCAAAGTATCTAGTTGAATGGAATATTATTAAGGTAGAGGATCAGCTTTTTAGAATATATAAAGTAGAGAAAAGTAGTGATGGTAAAAATGTAATTAAGGTATGGGCAAAACATATATTTTATGATCTTTCTTATTACTTTATAGAAAGCATGAAAGCTGAAAACTGTAGTGTAAAAACAGTTATGCAGAAGTCTTTGATAGGAGATTTAATAACTATATATACAGTAGATAGTGATATTATAACTGCGAACTCAATTAATATTGAAGAAAAGAATCCTGTAGAAGTCATATTTTCAATAATTAATATATGGGGCTGTGGTGAGCTAAAAAGAGATAACTTTGACATTAAAATATTGAAAGCTATAGGAAAAGATGCAGGAGTATTAATTGCACAAGGTAAAAATATAGCTGGTTTAAAATTTAATATAGATACCACAAGTGTTGTAACAAAGCTTTATCCTGTAGGAAAAAATGGTATAAAACTTACTGAAAAATATATTAGTGTTCCTAATTGGAATAGTGATGCATATCCACCCTTTCCTATTATAAAGAAAGTTGAATTTAAAAATGCTGGAGATGAAGTTACTCTAAGAGCACTTGCTAAAGAAGCTGCAAGTGTAATAGGTTTAAGCAAAGTAAATATTGATATTGACTTCATTGAACTTAGTAAAACAAAGGAATATGAAAAATATAAGCATCTCCAAACAGTTAATGTTGGAGATTTAGTTATAGTAAGGCATAAAGATTTTAACATAGATGTAAAAGTACCTGTAATTAAGATAAAGAAAGATATTTTAAATTGTACAAATATTAAAGTTGAACTTGGACAGCCCAAAGATAGTATATTAAAACAGCTTGATACAGCAAATATTAAAACTACATTAGATGAGCTTGGAAATAAGGTAGCTGAATCCTTTAGCTCAATGCTTTATTATGCAAATCCAGTAGCTTTAACTGTTGGAACAGCACCCATTGAACCAGTATATTTAGGAATAACAGCAGTTGCAGATACAAACTTATCCATGAATTTTACTATGTACTGCAAAGCCAGTAGTTTATGTACAATAACAATAGAAATTCAATTAGATAATAAGGATATTTCATTTACACCAAAACAAAAGTTGCAGCAAGGAGATAATGTTATAGGTATACCTCTTGGAATACCTCAAGTTCAACAAGGGGCACATTATATCGCAGTGTTTTTAAAAGTAGATACAGGTACAGTAAATATACCTATGTTTAATCTTCAATGCATGATAGATGGAAGAAATCTTCAAGGTGGGTTAAGTGCAGAACATCCACATGCAGAATGCTTTGAAAAACAAAAACTTGTGAATATGAATGGATTATATTTAAGCAAAGTAAAAAGCAATTATGTAAGAACAGAAATGCAAACTCCTACTACGTCTATATTAAGTGTTCATAAAACAGCCGATATAGAAGCAATTACCGGTGGTAAGCAGATAAGTACAAATCATGAAATTTCAATTAAAAAGTTAGGTGAAATTTTATATTTTACTCCACAGTATAAGTACAAATATTCAATAGATGACAATGTTTTGATATTAGATAATGATGGACTTTATTTTAAAACAGTTTATGAAGGCACAGCAGTTAATGAAAGTATAGATGAAGGAAAAATGTATAGTTTTCAGCTGTTAGATAGTAGTAATTTTGCTGCCATTGAAAAGTTAGAGGTGAAGTAA
- a CDS encoding glucosaminidase domain-containing protein: MDKQVFINEVKGGAVAAMNKYGILASLTIAQAILESGWGESELTKVANNLFGIKRWGYPDFVEMPTTEYRNGQAAQENAEFRKYPSWDYSIADHTAFLLQNDRYKNLIGIKDYKEACTLIQQDGYATDPSYSNLLIQIIEENELQKYDSNVLTNPAIESVQNLCNSLGIRDSDGRALAVDGLLGPCTTSAISKLPILQRGSKGEFVKWVQQRLIDLGFSCGTYGADGDFGYCTLTAVQNFQSKNGLRADGIAGPLTLSALLK; the protein is encoded by the coding sequence ATGGACAAACAAGTATTTATTAATGAAGTAAAAGGTGGAGCAGTTGCAGCAATGAATAAATATGGAATATTAGCTTCTCTAACAATTGCTCAAGCCATTTTAGAATCTGGATGGGGAGAAAGTGAGCTTACTAAAGTAGCTAATAATCTCTTTGGTATAAAAAGATGGGGATATCCAGACTTTGTTGAAATGCCAACAACAGAATATAGAAATGGGCAGGCAGCTCAGGAAAATGCAGAATTTAGGAAATATCCATCATGGGATTACAGCATTGCTGATCATACTGCTTTTCTACTTCAAAATGATAGATATAAGAATTTGATAGGAATTAAGGACTACAAGGAAGCATGCACACTCATACAGCAGGATGGATATGCTACAGACCCAAGTTATTCAAATTTACTAATACAAATAATTGAGGAGAATGAACTTCAAAAATATGATTCTAATGTACTAACAAATCCTGCAATTGAATCAGTGCAGAATTTGTGTAATAGCTTAGGAATAAGAGATTCTGATGGGAGAGCATTAGCAGTTGATGGATTACTTGGTCCGTGTACTACAAGTGCAATTTCAAAATTACCAATACTTCAAAGAGGTTCAAAAGGTGAATTTGTAAAATGGGTACAGCAAAGATTGATTGATTTAGGCTTCAGTTGTGGAACATATGGCGCAGATGGAGATTTTGGTTATTGTACCTTAACCGCTGTACAAAACTTTCAAAGTAAAAATGGATTAAGAGCAGATGGGATAGCTGGACCACTAACCTTATCTGCTCTTTTAAAATAA
- a CDS encoding helix-turn-helix transcriptional regulator: MTDIQKEKIHKMRKEGQSYSKIALALGISENTIKSYCRRNNLGANKAKEQNTEKKINTSCRHCGKPLIQGTKGQPKKFCSEECRRAWWKMNQGKSNRKAFYKLKCVGCGKKFESYGNKKRKFCSHTCYINYRFKKESV; this comes from the coding sequence ATGACAGATATTCAGAAGGAAAAAATACATAAGATGAGAAAAGAGGGACAAAGTTATTCTAAAATTGCATTAGCCTTAGGCATATCTGAAAATACCATAAAGTCTTACTGCAGACGTAACAATTTGGGGGCTAATAAAGCTAAAGAACAAAATACAGAGAAGAAGATAAATACTTCTTGTAGACATTGTGGCAAACCATTAATCCAAGGAACAAAAGGACAACCTAAAAAGTTTTGTTCAGAGGAATGTAGAAGAGCATGGTGGAAGATGAACCAAGGTAAATCTAATAGGAAAGCTTTCTATAAATTAAAATGTGTAGGTTGCGGAAAGAAATTTGAAAGCTATGGTAATAAAAAGCGGAAGTTTTGCAGTCATACCTGCTATATAAATTATCGTTTTAAGAAAGAGAGTGTTTAA
- a CDS encoding SHOCT domain-containing protein gives MTHEQFEGEKNYRVSIAIAKIMLSKELINSKDYSKIDAMLINKYKPIIGGL, from the coding sequence ATGACACATGAGCAATTTGAAGGTGAAAAGAATTATAGGGTATCTATTGCTATTGCTAAGATTATGCTCTCTAAAGAACTAATAAATTCGAAAGATTATAGTAAAATAGATGCCATGTTAATAAATAAATATAAGCCTATTATTGGTGGGTTATAA
- a CDS encoding recombinase family protein — translation MIRKIRKIQPLIQNLPTKKRVAAYARVSSGKDEMLHSLSAQVSYYSNFIQKHAGWEYAGVYADEAITGTKELRPGFQKLLDQCRNGKIDMVITKSISRLARNTVTMLETVRELKDLNIDVYFEKENIHSVSGDGELMLTILASFAQEESRSVSENCKWRIRKGFANGELLNLRFMYGYRIKKDKIEIEESEAEIVRMIFKDYINGLGSTSIAKKLRKLDVKKLLGGIWNSERVLGILENEKYTGNALLQKKYVVDHLTKKLVLNKGNLPKYYAEGTHPPIIDLESFQKAQEILRENGKRNLGIDTRVKYAFTGKVVCSRCGKNYRHKNIKGRAKWFCYTYFKYGKESCSSKEIPEDILISLTIQTLGIKEFDKNIFEEKIRQIKVLNSRTLEFIFYNGTTVEKQWNYSSRSESWSEEDRQKARERSLEKLDGRS, via the coding sequence GTGATAAGAAAAATAAGGAAGATACAACCTTTGATACAAAATCTGCCTACCAAAAAGCGTGTAGCTGCTTATGCAAGGGTATCAAGTGGCAAGGATGAAATGCTTCATTCTCTTTCAGCACAGGTTAGCTATTATAGTAATTTTATTCAAAAACATGCTGGATGGGAATATGCAGGAGTTTATGCAGATGAAGCAATTACAGGAACAAAAGAACTTAGACCAGGATTTCAAAAGCTTTTGGACCAATGTAGAAATGGTAAAATAGATATGGTTATTACTAAATCCATATCAAGATTAGCAAGAAACACAGTTACTATGCTGGAAACAGTAAGAGAATTAAAGGATTTAAACATTGATGTTTATTTTGAAAAAGAGAATATACACAGTGTTAGCGGGGATGGTGAGTTAATGCTTACTATCCTCGCTTCTTTTGCGCAGGAGGAAAGCCGTTCAGTAAGTGAAAATTGCAAATGGCGAATTAGAAAAGGTTTTGCTAATGGAGAACTTCTTAATTTAAGGTTTATGTATGGCTATAGAATTAAAAAAGATAAAATCGAAATTGAGGAATCAGAGGCAGAAATTGTTCGTATGATTTTTAAAGACTATATAAATGGACTGGGTTCTACATCAATTGCTAAGAAGCTTAGGAAATTGGATGTTAAGAAATTGCTAGGAGGAATTTGGAACTCAGAAAGAGTACTTGGTATTTTAGAAAATGAAAAATATACAGGAAACGCATTACTTCAAAAAAAGTATGTTGTAGACCATTTAACAAAGAAATTAGTTTTAAATAAAGGTAATCTTCCAAAATATTATGCAGAAGGTACACACCCACCAATTATAGATTTGGAGAGTTTTCAAAAGGCACAAGAGATTTTAAGAGAAAATGGTAAAAGAAATTTAGGTATAGATACAAGGGTTAAATATGCTTTTACTGGCAAAGTAGTCTGTAGTAGATGCGGGAAAAACTACAGACACAAAAACATAAAAGGAAGGGCTAAATGGTTCTGTTATACTTATTTTAAATATGGAAAGGAGAGTTGTTCTTCCAAGGAAATACCTGAAGATATTCTGATTTCATTAACTATACAGACTTTAGGAATTAAAGAGTTTGACAAAAATATCTTTGAAGAAAAGATAAGGCAAATAAAAGTTCTTAATAGTAGGACCTTAGAATTTATTTTTTATAATGGAACAACTGTAGAAAAACAATGGAACTATAGTTCAAGAAGTGAAAGTTGGAGTGAAGAGGATAGGCAAAAGGCAAGAGAAAGAAGTCTTGAAAAATTAGATGGGAGGAGTTAG
- a CDS encoding recombinase family protein, producing the protein MKRVAAYARVSTDNEEQLSSFDAQMDYYTRHIKSNPAWTFIEVYTDEGISATSTKKREGFKRMISDALNGKIDLIITKSVSRFARNTVDTLTTVRKLKEKGVEVYFEKENIYTLDSKGELLITIMSSLAQEESRSISENVTWGQRKRFADGKVSLPYKRFLGYEKGEGGLPKIVEKEAVIVRLIYKLFLEGKTPSWVAKYLTTNKIPTPGGKEIWRQSTVLSILQNEKYKGDAILQKSFTVDFLTKKKKTNEGEVPQYYVENSHPAIISHEVYDLTQSEIKKRKKVKGYKTSGDCFSGKIVCGNCGSFYGRKVWHSTSKYRRVIWQCNSKFKNDKKCDTPHIYEDTLKEAFLQAFNSILKNKAKILKGYEEIIQALTDTTKLDKESAKLQNELEVVSELLKKCVEENAYTVLDQAEYEERYNSLSERYKAIENKITEINDKCIERNAKQERIEEFIKILEKNSTVLTEFDDELWNAVIEIVKVNSEIDIIFVFKDGFELQWNI; encoded by the coding sequence ATGAAAAGGGTAGCAGCCTATGCAAGAGTTTCAACGGATAATGAGGAACAGCTTTCAAGCTTTGATGCACAAATGGATTATTACACAAGGCATATTAAATCAAATCCTGCTTGGACTTTTATTGAAGTCTATACAGATGAGGGGATTTCAGCAACAAGTACAAAAAAGCGGGAGGGTTTTAAAAGAATGATTTCTGATGCACTAAATGGGAAGATTGACCTTATAATAACCAAGTCAGTTAGCAGGTTTGCTAGGAATACCGTTGATACACTTACAACCGTTAGGAAGCTTAAGGAAAAAGGCGTAGAGGTGTATTTTGAAAAGGAAAATATATATACTTTAGATAGCAAAGGGGAATTATTAATAACTATTATGTCAAGCTTAGCTCAAGAAGAAAGCCGCTCAATTAGTGAAAATGTTACCTGGGGGCAAAGAAAAAGATTTGCAGATGGTAAAGTAAGCCTACCTTATAAGCGGTTTCTTGGATATGAAAAAGGTGAAGGTGGGTTACCTAAAATTGTTGAGAAGGAAGCTGTTATTGTAAGATTAATTTATAAATTATTTCTTGAAGGTAAAACTCCATCATGGGTAGCAAAGTATTTGACTACAAATAAAATTCCAACTCCAGGAGGCAAAGAAATTTGGCGGCAAAGTACAGTACTTAGTATTCTCCAGAATGAAAAGTATAAAGGAGATGCTATTCTTCAAAAAAGTTTTACGGTTGATTTTCTAACAAAGAAGAAGAAAACTAACGAGGGTGAAGTTCCGCAATACTATGTTGAAAATAGCCATCCTGCTATAATCTCTCATGAGGTTTATGATTTAACTCAAAGTGAGATTAAGAAACGTAAGAAGGTTAAGGGATATAAAACAAGTGGGGATTGCTTTTCAGGCAAAATCGTTTGTGGTAATTGTGGTAGTTTCTATGGAAGAAAAGTTTGGCATTCCACCAGTAAATATAGAAGGGTTATATGGCAATGTAATTCTAAATTTAAAAATGATAAAAAGTGTGACACACCACATATTTATGAGGATACTTTAAAAGAAGCTTTTTTACAGGCTTTTAATAGCATTCTTAAAAATAAAGCTAAAATTTTAAAAGGCTATGAAGAAATAATACAAGCTTTAACGGATACTACAAAGTTAGATAAAGAAAGTGCTAAGCTACAAAATGAACTTGAAGTAGTATCAGAGTTATTGAAAAAGTGTGTGGAGGAAAATGCATATACAGTCCTAGATCAAGCTGAATATGAAGAACGTTATAATTCCTTATCAGAACGATATAAAGCCATAGAAAATAAAATTACAGAAATTAATGATAAATGTATTGAGAGAAATGCTAAACAAGAGAGGATAGAGGAGTTTATAAAGATATTAGAAAAAAATTCTACTGTTTTAACAGAGTTTGATGATGAGCTTTGGAATGCAGTTATTGAAATAGTAAAGGTGAATTCAGAAATAGATATAATCTTTGTTTTTAAGGATGGGTTTGAGTTACAGTGGAATATATAA